The genomic stretch ATTTGTAATGATCCCCCCTAAAGGATGTCGTGCGTATTTTTAAAAATGTCAAATTGATAGGTTGTATTCACCTTTCGAATCCCTGGTATGTCATAAAGTTTGTACACCATAAGCCGAATATCTTCTTGATTAGGTAAATTCGTTTGAATCATTAGTGGGTATTCACCAGACGTAAGCGTAATATAGCGAACTTCTTTATATTCCTTCATGACAGCAACAACTTCTTGCAGGCGGCTCGGTTCAACGTCTACTTGAAAAATTGCTGCCACTTTCACTCCTACCGCTACCGGATCCACAATGCCGACAACTTTTAGAACCTCAGCATCGACTAACTTCTTATATCTCAGCCGAACTGTTTTTTCTGTTACTTGTAACTCTTCAGCAATATCTTTGAATGACATGCGACCGTCGTGCGATAAACAAACAATTAATCCTCTATCAAGCTCATCTAATTCCATCTCCCTTACCTCCAATCAAGAAAATAAGCCCTACCAAAGAATACCTCGAACAAATCGAACTACCATTTTAGTAACAAAAATATTAAAATAACGACGAATAATGGTACTAAATTTGTATTTTTTACCTCAAAATGGATTAAAGGTAGTTTAAACCATATTTAGAATTTTCTCAATAGTAAAATACAAATTCCCCTTCCATAAATAAAAAAATTAGTCATAGCTGATGAATCACCAATTTATATGACTATACTCCTGTTTCCGTAAAGGAGGTTCCAATATTTTAATCTAACCATTAAACTTATACGTGAACCTCTATCACGAAAGGCTTTAAACTCTTTAATGCACTAGTTATAGTTTACTATTATGATTAAAAGACATTGTAAAAAGTTGGATTACCATACTTGTTTTCGGGGTAAAAAGCACTACATAACTGACAATTTAATAGAAAAGGGGCGGTAGATCAGTGAAGCTGTTACATACACATTCCTTACGTAACGCCATCGAACAAAACACACAACATCTGGAAACTCAAATACAGCAATTTCAAAACCTCGAAAATAGTATTCAAAATTTTATTAGTCTAGAGAATGCCTTTAATGGAAAAGGCGGAAAAGCCATTCGGCTTTTCTATCAAGACTGGCATGTTCCACTCGTTGAATACTTCCAACTCTCATTAAAGCAATACCAGCAAAAACTTCATGATCTGAAGCAAGCTACGATCGCTCTTGAGCCTGCAAAAGACGGAATGATCCGTGAAGATTTTCTAGACGGGAACTTAGCGAACGGTTTAAAAAATACAGAAACCAACACAATTAGTTTAGTAGATGATGTGAATGCTAGCCTTTCAACTGTAAGTGATATTGTCTCCATTCCAATGCTAAATGATCAGGACTTCCTAAACCACGTTCAGCATGCTAGAAATGAAATTGATGAAACCGTAAACGATTTGCAACAATTTGACCATCGTCAAACCTCTCACCTAGATGAAATGAAGCTAGACATACAACAGATCATTCAATACATTGACGAAATGAAAGGCTTAATGATCGGTGGTAAGATCAACATCTCAACCTATCAATCTGGACAGTTGGATCACCTTAAGAAGTACAAACAGCTTAAAGTCTCGCTTGAGCAGAAGCAATTACAAGAACTGTTAGCGATGTTTGGGAGTTATTTAACGACTTTCTGGAATATATTTGGTAAAAGCTTCATCTCAAGCTCCCCTACTTATTCTTATGAGCTGTTAAAAGGATACGAACGAGATTTCGCTGGTCTTGCTGAGCTAAGTGGAGCAGATCATCCTAATGCGCAAGAATTTGTTGATGGTACCCACCAGGTGGCTAAAGGAAAAGAAATGGATTTATCAATGCTAGAGGAGATGGATGGTGTCGCAATTGAGACATTCAATCTGCGCGGTGTACCAATGAATTATGCCATCATCAATGATCGTCTCGTTATTTTTAGAAATGAACCAGACTTGTGGTATTACACGCAGAATACAGAGTACGGTTTAACTGAGGAGATTTTCGGCCAAATCGGCAAAACCACCGCAAGTGCTTTTGGTGAATACTTTATCGATAAAGGAGCGAGTAAAATTCCTGGCGCTTCTGCATTAAATAACAAAATGGGAAATATGCCAGACATTCCAGGCACTGGCGCCAATTCAGGAGATCTACTAAAAGAACAGGCTTCGGAATCCATTCAGAAGCAAATTCCTTTCTGGAAAGAAATTGTTTCAGCAGAAGTACCAAAGTCTGGTACGAAACAGGTTCTTGTCTATATTGGTGGAGATGGCGAGAATTGGGATCGCCGTGCCATGATTACCATGAGTTCTGATGGAGTTGTTTCGATTGATGATTGGTATGTTGGTGAACTCAGTGAAACCGTGAAGAAAGACAAAGCAGAAACAACCTTTAGTGATATATGGAACTGGGCAACAGACACCGTTGATGAAAACAATAGTACGAAGGTAAACGAGACGCAACAGGAAGCAATCAACAACTACGGTCTATCAGAAGGTCATGAGCTAACTCCTGGTGGTGGATATGATCTTAATCATATTCAGAATGATGAAGGCTTGAATATTCATACGACAACGATCAACGAGCAGCCGATTAATTACACCGTGGTTGGAGGAGAGCTTGTGATTATCCCTGATAATCCAGATCTCCATTTTTCTCAAACGACCATCGATCATAATGCGTTAACTCAAAATATGGGAGAGTACGCAAAAAAGATTGCAGAAAGTGCCGGAAATAAAGCGATAGGCGAGGCTGTTGGTCGCGTTCCTGGAGCAGACAATCTTGATGGCTGGCTACAAGGAACACCTGAAGTACCTTTAACTGGTAAGTCGGCGGGCGAATTAATTACGAGTACTTCTTCAAAAACACTTCAATCAAATATTCCCGGATGGGAGAAAATCGTCAACGCACCAGTTCCATCTAGTGGAGAAAAGCAAGTCCTTCTTCAAATTAGTAAAGATGGAAAAGAAATTAGCGGGACAAAACTTTTCTATTTAAAAAAGGATGGAACAGTAGAACTAAGATAAGTACAAAACAATTTGAATCAGGAGACTTTACTTATGAAAAAAATATTTTTATTACTACTTATACTTTTTATCGTAGGCGGTTGTAATGCGAATGGGCAATCTGCTGAAGATGAGTTCAATGAATACAATAATGAAGATCGCATTGCCTTGTTTGAGAAATCCGAAAAAATCTCAGATATGGGAGCAAAGCTCATTGAAAAATATTCAGAGCCAGAAAAAGCGCAAGCCTACGTGGATGAAGAAATCCTTCCCCTGCTAGAGGATGTCAAATCGCAAGCTGATAATGTTGATGAAACGCTTGAAACGAATGAAGTACAAGAATTGCATCAGCTATTCCTTGATCAAGTTGCAACCTTAACAGATATGTTTGAGCTACAGTCCGACATGCTAGAACTTCAAATCCCTCCAGTCAGTGAAGAAGATCAACAAAAAACAGAAGAACTATATCCAGAGCTTCAACAATTATCTAATGAGGTTGATGAGATAGGCCAGAACTATAGTGAAAAACGGAAAGATCTTGAAGAAAAATATGAAAGTTCTTAAGTGATCGCCTTAACCGGTCACTTATACATAGAGGATTAATTTATGACATTTATTTTTCTTATCCTAGCATCCCTCTTAAGCACAACAATCTACTTGTTCGATTCAGAGGAAGCGAACATCCCTCTAAAATCGTAGTTAAACCATTTCATATTGAATAAGGAGAAAACAAATGAAGTACCGAACGTTATTTATTTGCACACTTTTCTTTATCTTAACTGCCTGTAGCTCCAATAATGAAGCTACTCAGGAACAGTCTTCTGCTCCTAAGAAAGAAAGCAGTGAATCGTATAACAAACAGCAGATAATCAATGAAGAGGTTAACCCTTCCGTTTCGTTAGATTCTCTTAAAAAAATGAGTGGTGGAACACTTACAAATGATTTGAGCTACGAAGAAGAAAGCGGTGACCTTGAAACAAATCCTGAGTTATCTGCTTCAACATCCGCAAAACTACCAGACTTGTTAGAAAAACTATCAAAAGAGGCCATGGATATAAACGATTATCAAAAGGGTCTTCTGACACTTCTTGCAAGTCCAAACTATCCAATGGCTATAGAGAAGGCTGAGAAATATAAATCTCCTTTCGAAGAACCATATCTTCCAGATCCGACTGTTCAGAAAAAGGAAGAAAATCAGCCAGCTCCTAATAAAGCGTTTATTTTACTAGACGCAAGCTCAAGCATGCTGTTAGAGAGCAATGGTGAACAGAAAATGATTACTGCTAAAAATGCTGTGAAAAGCTTTGCTCAAACGATTGGAAAGGATAGTGACGTTTCGCTCGTTGTTTACGGCCATAAAGGCTCTGAAGCAGATGAAGATAAGCAGCTTTCCTGCACAGGAATTGAAGAGGTCTATCCGATGGGATCTTATGATAAAGCTAGATTTCAGAAAGCTGTAAATGCATTTGAAAGTAAAGGCTGGACACCTTTAGCAGCTGCCATTGAAAAAGCTGATAAAATGTGCCAAACCTATGACTCAGCGATAACAATTTACATCGTCAGTGATGGAGCCGAAACGTGTGATGGTGATCCGGTAGCAGCGAGTGAAAAGTTAAGTGCGAATGGTCATACTGTCAATATCATTGGATTTGATGTAGATGCAGAAGCGGAAAACCAGTTAAAGGAAGTGGCTGAGGCAGGAAACGGAGAATACTTTCAAGCGGATAGTCCGGATGACTTAAAGCAAACGATTGAATATGAATGGCTCCCCTCTATAGGTGATCTTGCATGGGCACATACGATGGCTCCGAACGGATGGGAAATATCTGATGAATACAAGAAAGCAGAACAAGCGCCAAGAGAAATGTTTCACATTTCAAAGCGTGAAGCCTTCCGAATCGATGAATCGATCAAAATAATGGAAGAGAATGAATGGATCACAGAACAACATGCAACTGAATTGAAAGATTGGAGTACTGAGAGAAGAAACGCCTTCTATGAACTCTATCAACAGCTTGGAGAAACAAATCGCGAAAAAGTAAATACACATGCAGAACAGATTCGAAAGGATATTCAGACTTGGGTTGAAAAGATGGAAAAATTGAAGGAAGAAAGCGGGAATTGATTGATAAAGCATTTGCTCCGTTGGCAGATGCTTTTTTGTTATTTTAAATCGATCGTAACAGCAGCGATATGCTTAAACTCCTTCATGTTAAAAATCTTTTTAATCAATCCAGCATAGTCATTCTATTTCCACTAGTCATTCACCGCATTAAAATGCTATAATAACAATATTTTAAATATTAAAACAAAGGAAGGCGTTTTAGTCATGAGGTACGGGTTTGCTAAAAGAGTGCAGCATCTTCAATCATCAGCGGTACGCGATATATTAAAAATCACGAATAAAGGAGATGTTATTTCATTTGCAGGAGGATTACCGGATGACGAACTATTCCCTGTAGAAGCCGTACAAAATGCGTTCACAAAGACATTTGAGTCTGGTGGAAAAGCATTTCAATACGACGCCACAGAAGGGTATGCCCCACTTCGTGAAGTGCTTGTCAATCGTATGGGTAAGAAAGGAATTGCTTCAAGCGTAGATGACATTATGCTAACTACCGGCTCTCAACAAGCAATCGATTTATTTGCTCGGGTCATGTTCAACCCCGGTGACATCGTTCTTACTGAAAACCCTACATATCTAGCAGCTGTTCAGGTATTTCAGTCCTATGAAGTAAAGATTATTCCAGTTGAAACAGATGAGCATGGGATGGTCCCCGAGGATCTAAATTATAAAATGAAAAAGTACAAGCCAAAGTGTGTGTACGTTGTCCCTACCTTCTCTAATCCAATGGGAAAAGTATGGTCGTTAGAAAGACGACAGCATTTATTAGAAACCGCCATTCGAAAGAAAGTCATCATCTTTGAAGATGACCCTTATGGTGAGATCAAATTTGATAGTAACCAGACCTACACACCAATCTCGGCATTAGATGATGGCTCGCATACCGTCTATACGAGCACCTTTTCAAAAACGGTGGTGCCTGCGTTACGAACAGGATGGATCAAAGGACCTCATCAAATCATTCGCATCATGGCACAGGCAAAGCAAGCTGCTGACCTGCATTCGAACTCTCTTGCCCATCATGCCCTTTATCATCTATGCAAGGATTTTGATTTGAACGGTCATATCCAAAACTTAAGACGAACCTATTATGAGCGCATGAAAGTGATGCAGCGCTTGCTTGATCAAGCGGATTTGCCCGGTCTTTCCTATACGGTCCCTAAGGGTGGAATGTTCTTTTGGGTAGAATTACCGAAAGACATTGATACAACCCTTTTATTAAATACAGCTGTAAGCAAAGGCGCTGCCTACGTTCCTGGTGCACCTTTTTATGTAGCAGATGCAAAGCAAAATACAATGCGATTGAATTTCACCCATTCAACTCAGGATAAAATTGAGAAAGGGATGGAAATTTTGGTTGAGGTGTTTCAAGAGGCAGCTGAACTGGATTTAGAAAAGATTCATCAGTAGGTATTCTATCTTTTTTGACATGATCTTTTTTAGCTTTGTTTAAATGGAAGTGACCTCCTAATCATAAGAGGTCACTTGTTTTCCACTTGTATTTCACACCCATTTCACCTTTTTACCAGCTAGATTTTTTCACGCCAGGGATTTGTCCTTTATGAGCATACTCACGAAACGCAATTCGGGACATCTTGAACTTTCTTAAATATGCTCTTGGTCTCCCTGTTACTTCACAACGATTTGTAAGGCGAGTTGGTGAAGAATCACGAGGCAGCTTACGTAGTGCTTCATAATCACCTTTTTCTTTTAACTCTTTTCGAATTTGAGCGTATTGCTGAACGAGCTTCTGACGTTTCTTTTCTTTAGCTACTTTAGATTTTTTAGCCATCTAACTCTTCCTCTCTTAGTGGTATTTTGGTAAGTGGTCAGAGAATGTCGACCAATCTTCCTCCATCTCATGATCAGTCAATAGACAACAATCAAGTGACTGTTCGATTTGCTCCTGGTCCAAATGAAGACCAATCATCACAAGTTCCGTCATGCGATCGCCGTGAAGATCATCCCAGCGTTCTAGTAGTTCAGGAGCTTCATCAATCGCCTGTCTTTGCTCTTCAATCGAATAGGTTGCAACCCAGTTCCCAGCCACTTCAATACTGAGGGATGGACCTGCTTGAGACAATAATCCTGTGACATCATTTCGTGAAGCAAGCCAGAAGAATCCCTTTGCACGGACAATTTCGTCTGGCCATTGTTCAAGCCAAGATAGCCACCTTCCAGGATGGAATGGGCGTTTCCTCCGATAGACAAAAGAAGATATACCATATTCTTCCGTTTCAGGAATATGTTCGTTATTAAGTTCCTTGATCCATCCAGCACTCTGACTTGCAGCTTCAAAGTTGAATAACTTAGTGTTGAGCACTTGATCAAGAGAAAGATTGGCATGAGTGGTTGGTACAATAATGGCATCAGGGTTAAGTGTCCTTAAGACGGACACTAGTTTCCCTATCGTTGCTTTATCCATTAAATCTGTTTTATTAAGCAATAGAACATTTGCAAATTCAATTTGATCAATTAATAAATCCACCACTTCACGCTCGTCATCCTCTGACGCTTCTTCCTCACGATCTAATAAGGAATCTCCTGATTTATAGTCATGCCAGAATCGATTACCATCAACGACGGTAACCATTGTATCTAACCTGCACAAGCGACAAAGGTCAATGCCTAACGCTTCGTCCATATATGTAAAGGTTTGAGCCACAGGAACCGGTTCCGAAATGCCTGTTGATTCAATAACTAGATAATCAATCTCACCTCTTTCCATCAATTTTTTAACTTCAATCATCAAATCTTCCCTTAACGTGCAGCAAATACATCCATTATGAAGTTCCACCAACTTTTCATCAGTTCTAGCAAAACCACTTTTAATGAGTTCTGCATCAATATTAATTTCACTCATATCGTTGACGATCACAGCAATCCGACGCTTCTCTCGATTTGCAAGAATATGATTTAACAACGTCGTTTTGCCGGATCCCAAATATCCACTTAACACTGTCACTGGGACTATATTGGTCATACCTTCCATCCTCCAAATCGAAATTATTACGATTTAAAACGTGTGCTTTTCATAATTCGTTCTGTTGCTTTTCTCGCTCCAATAATATTGCGCGAAGCTGGACCGATCTCAAGCTCCGCAAGAGGCCCCATAACAAATAGGTGTGGGCACCATTCCAGGCTTTCTTCCACAATTGGATAACCGCAATTAGCACACGTAAGGTCTTCTTTAGCAATTAATTGAAGAAGCCAACGTTGATTTGTTAACGCTCGTTCAAACCCTGTAGCAAAGAGCACCGTGGCTGGTTGATAAACGATTGATTCTTTTGTCATTAATACATTGGATTCACTAGAAACAGTTTGAATTTCACTTTGAACAATCGATAATTTCCCTTGTTTTTTTTTGTGATGCAATCGACTGTAAAGTTCAGAAGGAATGGAACCACGATGTCTTGCTTGATGAATCATCTTTCTTCTAACATCATAGTTCTTAACCTGTGAATAAGCGTCCAAATATTTAGGCCCAAGCCACCCAGGATCGCTGTCAAAGTTATGTACACGAAATGGATGACGAGACATTAATGTCACTTCCCCAGGAAACCGGTGAGATAGACCAATAGCTGTATGGGCTGCCGTAATTCCACCTCCAACAATCAAAAAAGGCGGCTTTAGGTGGTCCATGTTTAGTTCAGAATCAAAAATGTGATACCCATTGTTCCATTCGGTTGCCCATGGCGGATAGTGCAGTTCATTATTACCGATTGCGATAACACAATTTCTTGTATAATAAATGCGGTGATCATCCGTTTCAATTTCCCAAAATGGTCCTTGTTTCTCCATTTGCTTCACCTTCGTTTGACACCAACTATCT from Bacillus sp. Cs-700 encodes the following:
- a CDS encoding FAD/NAD(P)-binding protein, which translates into the protein MYDWIIIGGGIHGCTIATSLLKSGKVKKEEILIIDPHSGPLERWKERTKRIQMPFLRSPSVHHIDVAPFSLDKYAKKRNYGNAFYGYYDRPSLGLFNQHATFVFEESCLQDSWCQTKVKQMEKQGPFWEIETDDHRIYYTRNCVIAIGNNELHYPPWATEWNNGYHIFDSELNMDHLKPPFLIVGGGITAAHTAIGLSHRFPGEVTLMSRHPFRVHNFDSDPGWLGPKYLDAYSQVKNYDVRRKMIHQARHRGSIPSELYSRLHHKKKQGKLSIVQSEIQTVSSESNVLMTKESIVYQPATVLFATGFERALTNQRWLLQLIAKEDLTCANCGYPIVEESLEWCPHLFVMGPLAELEIGPASRNIIGARKATERIMKSTRFKS
- the rpsN gene encoding 30S ribosomal protein S14, encoding MAKKSKVAKEKKRQKLVQQYAQIRKELKEKGDYEALRKLPRDSSPTRLTNRCEVTGRPRAYLRKFKMSRIAFREYAHKGQIPGVKKSSW
- a CDS encoding GTP-binding protein gives rise to the protein MTNIVPVTVLSGYLGSGKTTLLNHILANREKRRIAVIVNDMSEINIDAELIKSGFARTDEKLVELHNGCICCTLREDLMIEVKKLMERGEIDYLVIESTGISEPVPVAQTFTYMDEALGIDLCRLCRLDTMVTVVDGNRFWHDYKSGDSLLDREEEASEDDEREVVDLLIDQIEFANVLLLNKTDLMDKATIGKLVSVLRTLNPDAIIVPTTHANLSLDQVLNTKLFNFEAASQSAGWIKELNNEHIPETEEYGISSFVYRRKRPFHPGRWLSWLEQWPDEIVRAKGFFWLASRNDVTGLLSQAGPSLSIEVAGNWVATYSIEEQRQAIDEAPELLERWDDLHGDRMTELVMIGLHLDQEQIEQSLDCCLLTDHEMEEDWSTFSDHLPKYH
- a CDS encoding VWA domain-containing protein, with product MKYRTLFICTLFFILTACSSNNEATQEQSSAPKKESSESYNKQQIINEEVNPSVSLDSLKKMSGGTLTNDLSYEEESGDLETNPELSASTSAKLPDLLEKLSKEAMDINDYQKGLLTLLASPNYPMAIEKAEKYKSPFEEPYLPDPTVQKKEENQPAPNKAFILLDASSSMLLESNGEQKMITAKNAVKSFAQTIGKDSDVSLVVYGHKGSEADEDKQLSCTGIEEVYPMGSYDKARFQKAVNAFESKGWTPLAAAIEKADKMCQTYDSAITIYIVSDGAETCDGDPVAASEKLSANGHTVNIIGFDVDAEAENQLKEVAEAGNGEYFQADSPDDLKQTIEYEWLPSIGDLAWAHTMAPNGWEISDEYKKAEQAPREMFHISKREAFRIDESIKIMEENEWITEQHATELKDWSTERRNAFYELYQQLGETNREKVNTHAEQIRKDIQTWVEKMEKLKEESGN
- a CDS encoding LXG domain-containing protein, whose protein sequence is MKLLHTHSLRNAIEQNTQHLETQIQQFQNLENSIQNFISLENAFNGKGGKAIRLFYQDWHVPLVEYFQLSLKQYQQKLHDLKQATIALEPAKDGMIREDFLDGNLANGLKNTETNTISLVDDVNASLSTVSDIVSIPMLNDQDFLNHVQHARNEIDETVNDLQQFDHRQTSHLDEMKLDIQQIIQYIDEMKGLMIGGKINISTYQSGQLDHLKKYKQLKVSLEQKQLQELLAMFGSYLTTFWNIFGKSFISSSPTYSYELLKGYERDFAGLAELSGADHPNAQEFVDGTHQVAKGKEMDLSMLEEMDGVAIETFNLRGVPMNYAIINDRLVIFRNEPDLWYYTQNTEYGLTEEIFGQIGKTTASAFGEYFIDKGASKIPGASALNNKMGNMPDIPGTGANSGDLLKEQASESIQKQIPFWKEIVSAEVPKSGTKQVLVYIGGDGENWDRRAMITMSSDGVVSIDDWYVGELSETVKKDKAETTFSDIWNWATDTVDENNSTKVNETQQEAINNYGLSEGHELTPGGGYDLNHIQNDEGLNIHTTTINEQPINYTVVGGELVIIPDNPDLHFSQTTIDHNALTQNMGEYAKKIAESAGNKAIGEAVGRVPGADNLDGWLQGTPEVPLTGKSAGELITSTSSKTLQSNIPGWEKIVNAPVPSSGEKQVLLQISKDGKEISGTKLFYLKKDGTVELR
- a CDS encoding Lrp/AsnC family transcriptional regulator, whose product is MELDELDRGLIVCLSHDGRMSFKDIAEELQVTEKTVRLRYKKLVDAEVLKVVGIVDPVAVGVKVAAIFQVDVEPSRLQEVVAVMKEYKEVRYITLTSGEYPLMIQTNLPNQEDIRLMVYKLYDIPGIRKVNTTYQFDIFKNTHDIL
- a CDS encoding PLP-dependent aminotransferase family protein, with the translated sequence MRYGFAKRVQHLQSSAVRDILKITNKGDVISFAGGLPDDELFPVEAVQNAFTKTFESGGKAFQYDATEGYAPLREVLVNRMGKKGIASSVDDIMLTTGSQQAIDLFARVMFNPGDIVLTENPTYLAAVQVFQSYEVKIIPVETDEHGMVPEDLNYKMKKYKPKCVYVVPTFSNPMGKVWSLERRQHLLETAIRKKVIIFEDDPYGEIKFDSNQTYTPISALDDGSHTVYTSTFSKTVVPALRTGWIKGPHQIIRIMAQAKQAADLHSNSLAHHALYHLCKDFDLNGHIQNLRRTYYERMKVMQRLLDQADLPGLSYTVPKGGMFFWVELPKDIDTTLLLNTAVSKGAAYVPGAPFYVADAKQNTMRLNFTHSTQDKIEKGMEILVEVFQEAAELDLEKIHQ